A window of the Methanoculleus horonobensis genome harbors these coding sequences:
- a CDS encoding diacylglycerol/polyprenol kinase family protein: MGETFRQTVHLVMGVLGAAVILRLDDRWAFIFASALLVAQFLLCDAFTRGYDVPVLSRVMDESERTGKVPLKGGIAYAAGALFCLAVFGRDYTAVGLVTVGVLDSVATLVGLRFGRHTLVGKKSLEGTVAGAAAAALALAFLIPWWAAAVVAGVAGVIEACFPLDDNVAIQVGVCVTLAAVGVGVGL; this comes from the coding sequence ATGGGCGAGACGTTCCGCCAGACGGTTCACCTGGTCATGGGGGTCCTCGGCGCGGCGGTGATCCTCCGCCTGGACGACCGGTGGGCGTTCATCTTCGCAAGCGCCTTACTCGTCGCCCAGTTCCTCCTCTGCGACGCCTTCACCCGCGGCTACGACGTCCCGGTCCTCTCGCGGGTGATGGACGAGTCGGAGCGTACCGGGAAGGTGCCGCTCAAGGGCGGGATCGCCTACGCCGCCGGGGCGCTCTTCTGCCTCGCGGTCTTCGGCCGCGACTACACGGCGGTCGGGCTCGTCACGGTCGGGGTGCTCGACAGCGTCGCGACCCTCGTGGGGCTGCGGTTCGGGCGGCACACCCTTGTCGGGAAGAAATCGCTCGAGGGGACGGTTGCCGGGGCGGCGGCGGCCGCGCTCGCGCTGGCATTCCTGATCCCCTGGTGGGCGGCCGCGGTCGTGGCGGGGGTTGCGGGCGTCATCGAGGCCTGCTTCCCGCTCGACGACAACGTGGCGATTCAGGTGGGGGTGTGCGTGACGCTCGCGGCGGTGGGGGTCGGGGTGGGGTTGTGA
- a CDS encoding TRM11 family SAM-dependent methyltransferase has translation MKLLFELSGEHPDLPAMELECVGTVLDRRAQVAVAECPEPEAAGRLALTHVVMEYLGECEPTRAAFEDLLRDLAITTAKPFVGRGKMIQGSRMDIERLDLEKLIGSLIAGPVSLRDPVEEYRAVVSEDRCYFGRVIQKIDRGAFEARNPMRRPFFHPGVMMPRMARALVNISLVRPGEVVFDPFCGTGGILLEAREIGVRILGSDFDPAMVDGYRQNLPGSDVLVADATAVPICDGALDSVVTDLPYGQSVRIHGESMDLLYDGSLAEIRRILRPGRRAVVVTHRDITPIAARHFTVLQEHEQRVHKSLTRRILVLG, from the coding sequence ATGAAGCTGCTCTTCGAACTCTCCGGCGAGCACCCCGACCTCCCCGCCATGGAACTGGAGTGCGTGGGAACCGTCCTCGACCGGCGGGCTCAGGTCGCGGTCGCGGAGTGCCCGGAACCGGAGGCCGCCGGGCGCCTCGCCCTGACGCACGTGGTGATGGAGTACCTCGGGGAGTGCGAGCCCACGCGGGCGGCGTTTGAGGATCTCCTCCGCGATCTCGCCATCACGACCGCAAAACCGTTCGTCGGCCGGGGGAAGATGATCCAGGGGAGCAGGATGGATATCGAGCGGCTCGACCTGGAAAAACTGATCGGGAGCCTGATTGCCGGCCCGGTCTCGCTCCGCGACCCGGTCGAAGAGTACCGCGCCGTCGTCTCGGAAGACCGCTGCTACTTCGGCCGCGTCATCCAGAAGATCGACCGGGGGGCGTTCGAGGCGCGGAACCCCATGCGCCGGCCGTTCTTCCACCCCGGCGTGATGATGCCCCGGATGGCCCGGGCGCTCGTCAACATCTCCCTTGTCCGCCCCGGCGAAGTGGTCTTCGACCCCTTCTGCGGCACCGGCGGGATCCTCCTCGAAGCCCGGGAGATCGGCGTCCGGATCCTCGGGAGCGACTTCGACCCCGCGATGGTCGACGGCTACCGGCAGAACCTCCCGGGGTCAGACGTGCTGGTCGCCGACGCCACGGCGGTCCCGATCTGCGACGGGGCGCTTGATTCGGTCGTGACCGACCTCCCCTACGGCCAGTCGGTCAGGATCCACGGAGAGAGCATGGACCTGCTCTACGACGGATCGCTCGCGGAGATCCGGCGCATCCTCCGGCCGGGGAGGCGCGCGGTCGTCGTCACGCACCGCGACATCACGCCGATCGCCGCCCGCCACTTCACCGTCCTGCAGGAGCACGAGCAGCGGGTGCACAAGAGCCTGACCCGCCGGATCCTGGTGCTCGGGTGA
- the dnaJ gene encoding molecular chaperone DnaJ, with the protein MGPDSYYDILGVSKGAEDKEIKKAYRNLARKYHPDVCKEPGAEEKFKKINEAYSVLSDAQKRAQYDNMGHEAYSSASKGSYAGGGGYSGGFSADFSGFGDIFETFFGGGGGRQRAGPRPGADLLMKMRITLEEAALGTEKEVGVDHVEPCPECDGSGSETKKTTTCPTCGGSGQMRQVSQSIFGNFVRMMPCTACGGRGRVPETRCKACGGTGHRRARQTVKVRVPPGVDTGMRLRMEGYGDAGDYGAPAGDLYIEISVAPHRSFTRRGDDLETTVDISPAQAVLGSEVEVQTIDGRTVALNIPAGMQHNTGLKIPGEGVRWQTKPGDMLVRVRIVVPTRLSDEERELYTRLLEIEGHKPSAKGGKKGKGFFQDVVDKMKETVK; encoded by the coding sequence ATGGGTCCGGACAGCTACTATGATATCCTCGGTGTCTCGAAGGGCGCCGAAGATAAGGAGATCAAGAAAGCCTACCGGAACCTGGCGCGAAAATACCACCCCGACGTCTGCAAAGAGCCGGGGGCCGAGGAGAAGTTCAAGAAGATCAACGAGGCCTACAGCGTCCTCTCGGATGCGCAGAAACGCGCCCAGTACGACAATATGGGGCACGAGGCCTACAGCAGCGCGTCGAAGGGCTCGTACGCCGGCGGCGGCGGATACTCGGGCGGCTTCAGCGCCGACTTCTCCGGGTTCGGGGACATCTTCGAGACCTTCTTCGGCGGCGGGGGGGGCAGGCAGCGTGCCGGCCCGCGCCCCGGTGCCGACCTCCTGATGAAGATGCGCATCACGCTCGAGGAGGCGGCGCTCGGAACCGAAAAGGAGGTCGGCGTCGACCACGTCGAGCCCTGTCCGGAGTGCGACGGGTCGGGGAGCGAGACGAAGAAGACCACCACCTGTCCGACCTGCGGCGGCAGCGGCCAGATGCGGCAGGTGAGCCAGTCCATCTTCGGGAACTTCGTCCGGATGATGCCCTGCACCGCCTGCGGCGGCCGGGGAAGGGTTCCCGAGACCCGGTGCAAGGCCTGCGGCGGAACGGGGCACCGGCGTGCCCGGCAGACGGTGAAGGTCCGGGTTCCGCCGGGCGTGGATACGGGCATGCGCCTCCGGATGGAGGGCTACGGCGACGCCGGCGATTACGGTGCGCCGGCGGGAGATCTCTACATCGAGATCAGCGTCGCGCCGCACCGGTCGTTCACCCGGCGGGGCGACGACCTGGAGACGACGGTCGATATCTCCCCGGCGCAGGCGGTGCTTGGCTCCGAGGTCGAGGTGCAGACGATCGACGGGCGCACGGTCGCCCTCAACATCCCGGCGGGCATGCAGCACAACACCGGGCTGAAGATCCCGGGCGAGGGCGTCCGGTGGCAGACGAAGCCCGGCGACATGCTGGTGCGGGTGCGGATCGTCGTGCCCACACGTCTTTCGGACGAGGAGCGCGAACTCTATACGCGCCTGCTCGAGATCGAGGGGCACAAACCCTCCGCGAAGGGCGGAAAGAAGGGCAAGGGCTTCTTTCAGGACGTCGTCGACAAGATGAAAGAGACGGTGAAGTGA
- the dnaK gene encoding molecular chaperone DnaK, whose translation MVSEKVLGIDLGTTNSCMAIMEGGRATVIANAEGGRTTPSVVAFSKEGERLVGNVAKRQAITNPNRTIQSIKRRMGTNEKVTIGDKTYTPQEISAMILQKMKLDAEEYLGEKIAKAVITVPAYFNDAQRQATKDAGTIAGLEVLRIINEPTASALAYGIDREGDSTVLVYDLGGGTFDVSILQLGDGVFEVKSTAGNNRLGGDDFDKRVVDYLADEFRKKEGVNLQNDPVAMQRLRDAAENAKIELSTVQKTNINLPYITTTESGPKFLDIDLSRAKFEQLIGDLVDSTLGPVKQALSDAKLSADDIDHVLLVGGSTRVPLVQETVKKVLKKEPDKGINPDECVALGAAIQAGVLTGETKDVLLLDVTPLSLGIETLGGIATKLIERNTTIPTRKSQIFSTAADGQTSVEIHVMQGERALAKDNFTLGRFQLTGIPPAPRGIPQIEVTFDIDANGIVHVSAKDLGTGNEQSITIKPQDSRPSEAEIQRMMDDAKKFEAEDQKNREEIELRNTADTAIFTAERAMKDAGDSIEAADREKIESAIADLKKALDGDDLEAIKQKMDALTEAVYALTTKMYQQAQATAAQQQQAEGAAKKDDNVVDADYEVKE comes from the coding sequence ATGGTTTCGGAAAAAGTTCTGGGTATCGATCTTGGGACAACCAACTCGTGCATGGCAATCATGGAAGGCGGGCGGGCGACGGTCATCGCCAACGCCGAGGGCGGCAGAACCACCCCCTCAGTCGTAGCGTTCTCCAAGGAGGGCGAGCGGCTGGTCGGCAACGTCGCGAAACGGCAGGCGATCACGAACCCGAACCGCACCATCCAGTCGATCAAGCGCAGGATGGGCACGAACGAGAAGGTCACCATCGGGGACAAGACCTACACCCCGCAGGAGATCTCCGCGATGATCCTCCAGAAGATGAAGCTGGACGCGGAGGAGTATCTCGGCGAGAAGATCGCGAAAGCCGTCATCACGGTGCCCGCCTACTTCAACGACGCCCAGCGGCAGGCAACGAAGGACGCAGGGACGATCGCCGGCCTCGAGGTGCTCCGGATCATCAACGAGCCGACCGCGAGCGCGCTCGCTTACGGCATCGACAGGGAAGGCGACTCCACGGTGCTCGTCTATGATCTCGGCGGCGGGACGTTCGATGTCTCGATCCTCCAGCTCGGCGACGGCGTCTTCGAGGTCAAGTCGACCGCAGGCAACAACCGCCTCGGCGGCGACGACTTCGATAAGAGGGTCGTCGACTACCTTGCCGACGAGTTCAGGAAGAAGGAGGGCGTCAACCTCCAGAACGACCCGGTCGCCATGCAGCGGCTGCGCGACGCGGCAGAGAACGCGAAGATCGAGCTCTCCACCGTCCAGAAGACCAACATCAACCTCCCCTACATCACCACGACGGAGAGCGGGCCCAAGTTCCTGGACATCGATCTCTCCCGGGCGAAGTTCGAGCAACTCATCGGCGACCTCGTCGACTCGACCCTCGGGCCGGTGAAGCAGGCGCTCTCCGACGCAAAACTGAGCGCCGACGATATCGACCACGTCCTCCTCGTCGGAGGTTCGACCCGTGTCCCGCTCGTCCAGGAGACTGTGAAGAAGGTTCTCAAGAAGGAGCCCGACAAAGGGATCAACCCCGACGAGTGCGTCGCTCTCGGCGCCGCCATCCAGGCCGGCGTCCTGACCGGCGAGACGAAGGACGTCCTGCTCCTCGATGTGACCCCGCTCTCGCTCGGGATCGAGACGCTCGGCGGCATCGCGACGAAGCTCATCGAGCGCAACACCACCATCCCGACGAGGAAGAGCCAGATCTTCTCGACCGCCGCCGACGGCCAGACCTCGGTGGAGATCCACGTGATGCAGGGCGAGCGGGCGCTCGCGAAGGACAACTTCACGCTCGGCCGGTTCCAGCTCACCGGCATCCCGCCGGCGCCGCGGGGCATCCCGCAGATCGAGGTCACGTTCGATATCGACGCGAACGGTATCGTCCATGTCTCGGCCAAAGACCTCGGCACGGGGAACGAGCAGTCGATCACCATCAAGCCGCAGGACTCCCGGCCGTCCGAAGCCGAGATCCAGCGGATGATGGACGACGCGAAGAAGTTCGAGGCGGAAGACCAGAAGAATCGCGAGGAGATCGAACTGCGGAACACCGCCGACACCGCGATCTTCACCGCCGAGCGGGCGATGAAGGATGCGGGCGATTCGATCGAGGCCGCGGACAGGGAGAAGATCGAGAGCGCGATCGCCGACCTCAAGAAGGCCCTCGACGGCGACGACCTCGAGGCGATCAAGCAGAAGATGGATGCCCTGACCGAAGCGGTATATGCACTCACGACAAAGATGTACCAGCAGGCACAGGCGACCGCCGCCCAGCAGCAGCAGGCGGAGGGAGCCGCAAAGAAGGACGATAACGTCGTCGATGCCGACTACGAAGTCAAAGAGTGA
- a CDS encoding nucleotide exchange factor GrpE: MKEDTSEPNEKQQSLANEADAASPALEELQKAYDDLNSRYMRLAADFDNYRRRMARELDARTTFAIENFAVELLEVVDNFERAERAGGAALPEGMEQIRKLFMAILERHDIVPIECRNLPFDPERHEAIAYVPSDAGEGTVIDEAVRGYCMQDKVIRCAKVVVSKGMEE, from the coding sequence ATGAAGGAGGATACATCCGAACCAAACGAGAAGCAACAGAGTCTCGCAAACGAGGCGGATGCAGCATCCCCGGCGCTTGAAGAGCTGCAAAAAGCATATGACGACCTTAACAGCCGTTATATGCGCCTTGCGGCGGATTTCGACAACTATCGCAGAAGGATGGCCCGGGAACTCGATGCCCGTACGACGTTCGCCATCGAGAATTTCGCTGTGGAGTTGCTCGAGGTCGTGGACAACTTCGAGCGGGCGGAGAGAGCAGGCGGCGCAGCCCTCCCGGAAGGGATGGAACAGATCAGGAAACTCTTCATGGCCATCCTCGAGCGGCACGACATCGTGCCCATCGAATGCAGGAACCTTCCCTTCGACCCCGAACGGCACGAGGCGATCGCCTACGTCCCGTCGGATGCCGGGGAGGGCACCGTGATCGACGAGGCCGTCCGCGGTTACTGTATGCAGGACAAGGTCATCAGATGCGCAAAAGTCGTAGTATCTAAAGGAATGGAGGAATAA
- the purH gene encoding bifunctional phosphoribosylaminoimidazolecarboxamide formyltransferase/IMP cyclohydrolase, translating to MKWALLSVWDKAGIVDLAKVLIEHDFGILSSGGTGAELARAGIPFTDVSAYTGSPEMMHGRVKTLHPKIHGGILGRRGIDDAVMQEHGIEPIDLVVVNLYPFEEMSGKGLSLEEIIEYIDIGGPAMVRAAAKNHKYVAVVVDPADYRMVADAVRRGGFTAEERLNLAAKAFARTAAYDAAITNHLTGFDRPFPDVFTVQFRNGRTLRYGENPHQAAAVYGDTGIAGEEPLQGKSMSYNNYLDVHAAVGLLREFEECAVVIVKHNNPCGVATGENLLETYIAAREVDPVSAYGSIVAMNREVGADIARELTGTFVEVVVAPSFAAEALEIMKAKENMRVLRLPEPVVEPEVRSIDGGVLVQRTEPYQENWQVVSEREPTAHEMRAMQIALKVCRHTKSNAIIFADEKAVIGIGAGQMNRVESAEIAVKKSRKPLAGSAVASDAFLPFPDTMEVAAAAGATALVQPGGSIRDAEVIEAANRLNIAMVFTGVRHFRH from the coding sequence ATGAAGTGGGCACTGCTGTCTGTCTGGGACAAGGCAGGCATCGTCGATCTCGCAAAGGTGCTTATCGAGCACGATTTCGGGATCCTGAGTTCCGGCGGCACCGGGGCGGAACTCGCGCGGGCGGGGATTCCTTTCACCGACGTCTCCGCCTACACGGGCTCTCCTGAGATGATGCACGGACGGGTCAAGACCCTCCACCCGAAGATCCACGGGGGCATCCTCGGCCGCCGCGGCATCGACGACGCCGTGATGCAGGAGCACGGCATCGAGCCGATCGATCTCGTGGTGGTGAACCTCTACCCCTTCGAGGAGATGAGCGGCAAGGGCCTCTCTCTCGAGGAGATCATAGAGTACATCGATATCGGCGGTCCGGCGATGGTGCGGGCGGCGGCGAAGAACCATAAGTACGTCGCGGTCGTCGTCGACCCTGCCGACTATCGCATGGTCGCGGACGCCGTCCGGCGGGGCGGGTTTACGGCTGAAGAGCGGTTGAACCTCGCGGCAAAGGCGTTCGCACGGACGGCCGCCTACGACGCCGCGATCACGAACCACCTCACCGGGTTCGACCGGCCGTTCCCCGATGTCTTCACCGTCCAGTTCAGGAACGGGAGAACGCTCCGCTACGGCGAGAACCCGCACCAGGCGGCGGCGGTCTACGGCGATACCGGCATCGCGGGCGAAGAGCCGCTCCAGGGCAAGTCGATGTCCTACAACAACTACCTCGACGTCCACGCCGCGGTCGGCCTGCTCCGGGAGTTCGAGGAGTGCGCCGTGGTCATCGTCAAGCACAACAACCCCTGCGGCGTCGCAACCGGCGAGAATCTCCTCGAGACCTACATCGCTGCCCGGGAGGTCGACCCGGTCTCGGCCTACGGCTCGATCGTCGCGATGAACCGCGAGGTCGGAGCGGACATCGCCCGGGAACTGACGGGGACGTTCGTCGAGGTCGTCGTCGCCCCGTCGTTTGCGGCGGAGGCCCTCGAGATCATGAAGGCGAAGGAGAACATGCGGGTGCTCCGGCTCCCGGAGCCGGTGGTAGAGCCCGAAGTCCGGAGCATCGACGGCGGCGTCCTGGTCCAGCGCACAGAGCCTTACCAGGAGAACTGGCAGGTCGTGAGCGAGCGGGAGCCCACCGCCCACGAGATGCGGGCGATGCAGATCGCCCTGAAGGTCTGCCGGCACACGAAGAGCAACGCCATCATCTTTGCAGACGAAAAGGCGGTCATCGGGATCGGGGCCGGACAGATGAACCGGGTCGAGTCGGCGGAGATCGCGGTCAAGAAGTCAAGGAAACCCCTCGCCGGGTCGGCGGTCGCATCGGACGCCTTCCTTCCGTTCCCCGACACGATGGAGGTCGCGGCGGCGGCGGGCGCGACGGCGCTCGTCCAGCCGGGCGGCTCGATCCGGGATGCTGAGGTCATCGAGGCGGCGAACCGGCTCAACATTGCGATGGTCTTCACCGGGGTCCGGCACTTCCGGCACTGA
- a CDS encoding GNAT family N-acetyltransferase has translation MKIELLREDKRRFLDLLLEGDEQESMIETYLYRGDLFTLYDGGLKSVCVVTCEGDGVYELKNIATYEEFRGRGYGRRLIEYLFEHYRGRCRVMLVGTGDCPRILRFYERCGFTVSHRVENFFIDHYDHPIFDCGEQLVDMVYLRKEF, from the coding sequence ATGAAGATCGAACTGCTCCGGGAAGATAAGCGGCGGTTCCTCGACCTCCTGCTCGAAGGCGACGAGCAGGAGTCCATGATCGAGACCTACCTCTATCGCGGGGATCTCTTTACCCTCTATGATGGCGGTCTCAAGAGCGTCTGCGTGGTGACGTGCGAAGGCGACGGCGTCTATGAACTGAAGAACATCGCCACGTACGAGGAGTTCCGGGGCCGGGGCTACGGCAGACGGCTGATCGAGTACCTCTTCGAGCACTACCGGGGCAGGTGCCGCGTCATGCTCGTCGGGACGGGCGACTGTCCCCGTATACTCCGATTCTACGAGCGGTGCGGGTTCACCGTCTCCCACCGCGTCGAGAACTTCTTTATCGATCACTACGACCACCCGATCTTCGACTGCGGCGAACAGCTCGTCGATATGGTCTACCTGAGAAAGGAGTTCTGA
- a CDS encoding DUF4013 domain-containing protein codes for MDYARLLSGALGYAKDALIGEWGRWVLLVLLSLVQTFTLFLLPFYNGYIVRVLAGRTPPPEVDDWGRLFLDGWKLNIINLIYLIPVIVVLAVFGGIAVISAIAARGLDNPDVWASAVAAAVTGIAIAALVRAVISFISLIAVVRFAHTGSLLQAFNIVAIASHIGRIGWGAWIAAVVVILLIGLAYTAATALIASLPVLGWIVNLFLGVVYSIFRARYLAAAYETAPAPA; via the coding sequence ATGGACTACGCGAGACTCCTCTCGGGAGCGCTAGGCTACGCAAAAGACGCTCTCATCGGGGAGTGGGGGCGGTGGGTGCTCCTGGTACTCCTCTCGCTCGTCCAGACGTTCACCCTCTTTTTACTCCCGTTCTACAACGGCTACATCGTGCGGGTGCTCGCCGGCCGGACGCCCCCACCCGAAGTCGACGACTGGGGGAGGCTCTTTCTCGACGGGTGGAAGCTGAACATCATCAACCTTATCTACCTGATCCCGGTCATCGTGGTCCTGGCCGTCTTCGGCGGGATTGCGGTCATCTCCGCCATAGCGGCACGGGGGCTCGACAACCCGGACGTGTGGGCCTCGGCCGTCGCCGCCGCCGTCACCGGGATCGCGATTGCGGCTCTCGTCCGGGCCGTCATATCGTTTATCTCCCTGATCGCCGTCGTGCGGTTCGCCCACACCGGAAGCCTCCTCCAGGCGTTCAACATCGTGGCGATCGCTTCACACATCGGGCGGATCGGGTGGGGCGCCTGGATCGCCGCGGTCGTCGTCATCCTCCTCATCGGTCTCGCGTATACGGCTGCGACCGCCCTCATCGCCTCGCTGCCCGTCCTCGGGTGGATCGTCAACCTCTTTTTAGGGGTCGTCTACAGCATCTTCCGCGCCCGCTACCTTGCCGCGGCCTACGAGACCGCCCCGGCGCCGGCGTGA
- a CDS encoding DUF4013 domain-containing protein — MDYGNMLSDSFSYAKDAVWGKWVQWILLAISTIIFPLIMGYMVRIYSGVKPAPEAGNWVGMFIDGLKLLIVGIIYSIPLFIIMAIFMIPALMAANGGDPMLALGSMGIGLLLVIIVGIIISLISAIGIIRFAKTGSMGQAFAFGAILEHIGKIGWGSYIIAIIVLMVAGVVFGFIAGILGMIPVLGWLIMLFLYPVWYIFAARYMTLIYESAQAPA, encoded by the coding sequence ATGGATTACGGAAACATGCTGAGCGATTCGTTCAGCTACGCAAAAGACGCTGTATGGGGCAAGTGGGTCCAGTGGATCCTGCTCGCCATCAGCACGATCATATTCCCGCTCATTATGGGGTATATGGTCCGCATTTACAGCGGTGTGAAGCCGGCTCCCGAAGCAGGGAACTGGGTAGGAATGTTCATCGACGGCCTGAAGCTTCTCATCGTCGGCATCATCTACTCCATTCCGCTCTTCATCATCATGGCTATCTTCATGATACCGGCGCTCATGGCAGCCAACGGCGGAGACCCCATGCTCGCCCTCGGGTCGATGGGTATCGGCCTCCTGCTCGTGATCATCGTCGGCATCATCATCTCGCTGATCTCGGCGATCGGTATCATCAGGTTCGCCAAGACGGGCAGCATGGGCCAGGCGTTTGCCTTCGGCGCCATCCTTGAGCACATCGGCAAGATCGGCTGGGGCAGCTACATCATCGCCATCATCGTCCTCATGGTTGCCGGGGTTGTCTTCGGCTTCATCGCCGGCATCCTGGGCATGATCCCGGTCCTCGGCTGGCTGATCATGCTCTTCCTGTACCCCGTCTGGTACATCTTTGCGGCACGGTACATGACGCTGATCTACGAGAGCGCTCAGGCACCGGCCTAA
- a CDS encoding DUF4013 domain-containing protein, protein MDYGSVISNSFEYTKEALVGKWMQWVILAVMALVQTFTVSLIPLLSGYVVRVLAGNTPAPEIDGWGKLFVDGWKMNIIALVYMIPAILVFLVLGGLSVIAGMATTDPTAAGAAILGAMAGAFLAFLVAIVMAFIALFAVLRFAHTDSVGEAFNFKAIFAQIGALGWGTWIIAVIVLLIVAVVYGFVVGILGAIPFLGWLIALFLNAAFAIFYARYLAQVYEEAPASA, encoded by the coding sequence ATGGACTACGGTAGTGTGATCTCCAACTCGTTTGAGTATACCAAAGAGGCCCTGGTCGGCAAGTGGATGCAATGGGTCATCCTGGCCGTCATGGCGCTCGTGCAGACATTCACGGTCTCCCTGATCCCGCTGCTCTCCGGCTACGTCGTGCGGGTGCTCGCCGGCAACACGCCGGCCCCCGAGATCGATGGGTGGGGCAAGCTCTTTGTTGACGGATGGAAGATGAACATCATCGCGCTGGTCTACATGATCCCGGCAATCCTGGTCTTCCTCGTTCTCGGCGGCCTCAGCGTCATTGCAGGCATGGCAACGACCGACCCGACTGCGGCCGGCGCTGCGATCCTCGGTGCAATGGCAGGAGCGTTCCTCGCCTTCCTCGTCGCGATCGTCATGGCGTTCATCGCCCTGTTCGCCGTTCTGCGGTTCGCTCACACCGACAGCGTCGGTGAGGCGTTCAACTTCAAGGCAATCTTTGCGCAGATCGGTGCGCTCGGGTGGGGAACCTGGATCATTGCGGTCATCGTCCTGCTCATCGTCGCGGTGGTCTACGGTTTCGTGGTCGGCATTCTCGGTGCGATACCCTTCCTCGGATGGCTCATTGCACTCTTCCTCAACGCGGCGTTCGCCATCTTCTACGCCCGTTACCTCGCGCAGGTCTACGAGGAAGCCCCGGCCTCCGCGTAA
- a CDS encoding DUF4013 domain-containing protein produces MGLVQLLSESFGYAKDAIWGRWIRWLLLLVSTIIFPFMYGYTVRVMSGTKPAPELEGWIGLFIDGIKLIVITIVYSIPLMVLTVLPFLMYFIPVSATVTPAGSGPEPLISPDLAIFVALAIFVIFILAAIIIGILSTFAAVRFARTGKMREAFRVGTLVRHVGKIGWIRCFVALLVMGIVVAIAQFVLMLIPVLGLILLLLLTPGFIIFSARYVALLYESAPASA; encoded by the coding sequence ATGGGTCTCGTTCAATTACTCAGCGAGTCCTTCGGTTACGCGAAGGACGCCATCTGGGGCAGGTGGATCCGCTGGCTCCTCCTGCTCGTCAGCACGATCATATTCCCGTTCATGTACGGCTACACGGTGCGGGTCATGAGCGGCACGAAGCCCGCCCCGGAACTCGAAGGCTGGATTGGGCTTTTCATTGACGGTATCAAACTGATCGTCATCACGATCGTCTACTCGATCCCGCTCATGGTTCTCACGGTCCTTCCCTTCCTGATGTACTTCATCCCGGTCTCGGCAACGGTAACCCCGGCAGGATCAGGCCCCGAACCGCTCATCAGTCCGGACCTGGCCATCTTCGTAGCCCTCGCCATCTTCGTCATCTTCATCCTTGCTGCCATCATCATCGGGATCCTCTCGACGTTTGCAGCGGTCAGGTTCGCCCGGACGGGGAAGATGCGCGAGGCCTTCAGGGTCGGCACCCTCGTCCGCCACGTTGGGAAGATCGGGTGGATCCGCTGCTTCGTCGCCCTCCTCGTCATGGGCATCGTGGTCGCGATCGCACAGTTCGTTCTCATGCTCATCCCGGTCCTCGGTCTTATCCTCCTGCTCCTGCTCACGCCGGGGTTCATCATCTTCTCCGCCCGCTACGTCGCCCTCCTCTACGAGAGCGCCCCGGCGTCGGCGTAA